CATGAGTGGGAGCAGCAGACCAGTGAGCCTGTCCGGAAAGCCCACTATGAACTCAGAAATGGGCAGCCTCGCAGGTGCGTCCGTGGCGTACAGAAGTCGGGCGGAGATGCCGTGGTTGCACACCTGAAATGGTTCGAAACGATGGAGTGCATCAACTTTAGCAACATCAAAATGGAACACAAAAAGGATTAAGCACAAAACACACCAACAATATGACAAGAACATACTAATCACATCACAATGGGGGAGGGGGGGCTGATTGTCAGTGAGGAATCATGGTCGTAGTAATGTGCGACGCTCGGCACGCAGTATGAGGGGTTAAAATTAGTTGTAAACAAGATGTGTCTAAACAAAACTGAAAGAAAGGAAAGTAAGCGCGCTCCAAGCACCGCGACAGGGTGAAGGGGATCGATCATTCGCGGCGGATATGATGCCGATAACTCGTTACAATGCAACAATATGGCAGGAATGTACTGTTAATCACACTGCAAAAGGGGTACACTTTTCACTTCCCTAAGGAATCAcatcacatagacatgggcatAGACATGTAGTGATCTGATAAATGGGACTGAAATTAGCAGCAACATGGGAGGACCATGGATGCAGAGagacgggggaaaccctaggcggaggaggaggcgtgaGGCGGTACCTCGCAGCGGGGTTTTCCGCGGGTGGCGATCCACCGGAGCTGGCAGTCGTCGTGGACGAACCTGATGCTGCCGCGGCAGGCGCAGGGGCGGCGCAGGGGGCGGCCCGGCCCGGCGGGGAGGCGGCAGATGCGGCACTGATCCACCAACTCCTCTTCCTCGTCTCGGAAGTCTTCTTCCGCGGAGAACATCGCCTCGTCCTCGCCTCCGGTGGCCGCCATTGCCGTTGGTGTCTCGTCTCGACGGCGAGAGTGAGTGAGGAAGAGTGATACTGGGCCGTCCTTGCGATTCACCAGGTGTGGCTTTCTTCTTCACTCACACGGTCACACCTGGACTATCCTTTGACAGCTAAGGCCGGCCCAGGAAGACTCCGGGTTattttttacctcttctcttcgtttttctttttctttccctttcccttttctcttttatttattttatagttttatttatctatttatcaAATAATAATGATGCTACTTCCGTTTTCATGTTTGTTCTTAGAGCATATCCTAGAATTTATGTAAAAAAAAACATCATAGTAGTTTAACGGGGGTGTCCATATAATTTAGAAGTTCTCAGGTTAGGTCTTTTCTTAGTTCCCGTAATTTTTTTCTCTAAAAGTGGTTTTTGGCACTGGCGCAATGGCGACGGCGGCTGCAAGCGGAGGCGGTGGCGGGCAGGCGAGCGGCGCAACAACGGTTGGTTGCGGTGTGCAGTGGTCAACAGTGATGGCGCGGCGGACTCCAATGGCGGTTAGCTGATGTGGCACTTTTACGAAAAGGCCATCTTCCAATAGATGGAGGGGTAATTTTGAAGGATTTATGGGATTTCGTGATTTTTTTTTCGCGTTTACGAGGCTGTTGGAGAGCTTTTTTTTTACCCAACTTTCTTTAAACGGTGGTTTTTCTTATGAATACAGGCATGGGTGATACTTGGCAAGATTGTATACCCATGGGCAAAATTGTCGACACTATTTTTTGGTGTTCAAGCGGAGCGCCTCTCTTGGTGAGCATGAGGACAACATTGTTGACTGTTGGCTACAAAAAGTTCAACCAAGTGCGCCAGCGCCACAAGGATTGAGTGTGACGTTGAAGTGGAGAGGGGTTCCATGCCTTGAGATGGTTCTTGGAGTCGGCGACAGATTACCACACTTTGTTAATGAGGAGAAAGAACGTCATTCGCATGTGGTAAAGTCGTTCGGTGAGGTGAAAATAATATCTTAGGGATCTCCAACTCCGACTCTTAAAACACTAGTATACGTGCGGATCGAGTTGTCCAGACGTAGCTATCCATCCAACATAGACCGTATTTGTTCGTTGTCGCATTTGCTTGTCTGAATTTTCCCAAACCGAACGCAAACTGGAGGGACATTTTTGGGCGCCTAGGCCTCTGTCACGTAGGACTCCGACACCTCCACTAGGCCTGCAACCATCGATATAGATAGAAAGCACAAGATTTTACACGATGAAAGCACGATTTACAAGTTTGAGATTCGGGTCTACACCAATAAGTAACTCTTGGTCTCAAAACATCACATGATACCTGCAGATGTAGATCACCATCACCTATATTAACTATTCTTTCTAGTCAggtaatatgtactccctccgtcccataatataagaatgtttttgacactaatgtagtgtcaaaaacgttcttttatattatgggacggagggtgtATTTTTGAGAAGGTAGTCAGGTAATTTTTGACTTGGCTTCTTAAACACGGATAATAATTTTATGCTGTTATGCATGTAAGCATTCATGTATTTTAAGAAATCACCAATTTTAAAAAATTGGCGTGTTAATTAAAAAAATCATAGAACTTTGATTAAAACGATGGGTTCATCAATGCTAATATTTTTATGAAACAATAGGACCTAAATGTCAAAGCAAAAATTGTCTGGCCTTGAACATATAAATATTTGTAGCAACATGTAATAATTTAAAAATATTCGCCGATGACTGATGGTACACACTAACAGCCAAAAAAATATGAAAGAAAGCAGAAAAAATAGTTGAAATAAAGGTAAATAATTCAACAAAATAAATAGAACTGAAAAGGGGTACAAAAAAGCAAAAGCGAAAAGGTAAGGGGATTAGCAGAAGAAAAACGGAAGAACAAAAATAATGGCACGGATTCTCCTTGGGCCGGCGACCCTAGCTAGACGAGAAGAGAGCAAGAGCGGCCCAACATCTCCCGTGCTGCCGCTTCTCCTACACGATCTCTCACTCGCTCTCGCCGCGCTGATCTAAAAAAAAAACTCACTGTCGCCGCGCTAGAGACGACGGGAAGGCCGATCAATGGTGGTCGCCGACGCCACAGGAGGAGAAGATGGGGCGAGGATCTCCCCGAAGGGaggccaaggagaggaggaggcggaggagcagcTGTGCCGCATCTGCCGTCTCCCCGCCGAGGCGGAGCGCCCCCTGCGGAGTCCATGCGCCTGCCGCGGCAGCATCAGGTTCGTCCACGACGAGTGCCAGCTCCGGTGGATCGCCGCCCGCGGAAAACCCCTatgcgaggtatttgtctctcgatCCCTccgacctagggtttcccctccatgatCCTTCCATGCCGCTGTAGGTGTCATGTCAAGCTGGCTGGATCGTGTGATTAATTCCCTAGTGAAGTGCAAAATTTACCATTTTGTAATGTGATCAAATACTCAAATATCAATGCATTCTTGTCATGCTGTTTGCAATGTCAGACTTACTGAAAAAGGAGATCGGTGAAAAATGTCCCCTTGTGGAGTATAATCAATTAACACGTTCTTGTCAATATTGTTGCAATGTAGTATGTTCTTGTCACAGTGGTGATGTGGTTGCGTTCAATTCCTTTTCATATTTCATTTAGTGTGATCTGATGTGATGCCAACATTGACGCACTCGGTCATTTTGAACCATTTCAGGTATGCAACCGCGGCATCACCACCCGGCTTCTCTACGCCGCGGACGCCCCCGCGAGGCTGCCCGTTTCCGAGTTCATGGTGGGGGCGTCCGACAAGCTCACgggtctgctgctgctgctcgtctTCGCCGTATGCGTCGTGCCGGAGTTTTCCGTTCACCTCGCCGCGCTCTGGGCTTGGCGCCTCGCGCTTGCCAGATCCTTTGCTCAAGCGTGCTGTTTGCTCTCCCTCCGTCTTTCTACCGCCTCCGCCCTCGCTTTATTTGCGCTCTGCATTGCATTCGCGTGCCGGTTTGCTCCATTTGCTGTAGCTCCATTTGCACAATGGGTTGCGCGCCTAGAAACTCGGCGTCAGGGGTTTCGTGGATTTGATGGCTTGCAAGTCCTTGCGCTACTTGCCGTTGAAGCATTCTTGATGGTATGCTCTGTTAGCAATATAATCTTGTTCAGGTTAATGAGTTAGTTTCTATCTAAGTTGATCAGTCCTCAACATGCTCTGCTTCTCAACCAATGTTCTCTGTGTGTGCTTCTTCTAATAAGATCATTAGGTTCTTATATTTGCAGTAAAGAACTAATTAATATCCTTCTAATTTGATATTCGttgttatatactccctctgtcccataatataagaacgtttttaacactacactagtgtaaaaacgttcttatattatgggacggagggagtacaatatatgATATGAATGACCACCTCACATTTCTTATGCTTACCTTTTGTACTCATATATTTCCAGAAAATTATAACAACATGCTTTTCTAATCAGGTGGTAATATTTGACATGGCTCTTGCTTGTATTTTGATTTTTATCCCATTCTCGCTGGGAAGGATAATCCACTGGTGCATATCGTGTTCCAGTTTTTCCAGTGTGGGTGAAGTCAACTCCTACACTTCAACAGGCTCTGCCCTTCTAATTGGATATGGACTTATCATTTCTGTCGGTGTCACTTTTCCTGGGCTGAACACTCTCTGGCAATACTTTAGGGGGGAGCGCCTTATGATTGCAATTTTCATTAGACGGCTCCATGCTAGATTCCTCAGAGAGACCGCAGGTTTTACCACTCTTGCAAGTATTCTCCTGAGCGCATTTATAATGTACCCGTTGTTCTTTGGCTGGTTGCTTGATATCTTCACTTCAAAAATGTTTGGTGCAACAATGTCTCAAAGGTTGGAACTTCTGTTTGCTCCATCTTTTGCTTCAGCTTCTCATCATTGTTTTATTGGACACATCTTTTTGAATCTACGTCTCTGGTTATCCGTAACTCTTCACAAGGTATTTATCATATTTTTATCTATATGACCTCGTGATGTTACTAGTATTATAGTATATGCAGTATATACTAGTTCATGGGTATAATAAGTGTTGTAATTTGTTTATCTTGTGGCTAGATATTGAGGCTGGGAGTTGCCTGTCCCTGTTGCCACATCCACCGTAACCATATTCAGGAACCATTCCACAAATTTTATTTTAAGCGTGCTCTTCTGTATGACGTTATCTTTATGGCCGTAGTAATTTTTGCTCCTGTTCAAATTGCTGGCCAAttggcaccggagctgttcccattAGATATCACGTAAGTTGTATTAATTCCTTTTTTTGTTTCATCTGATGTGTACTGTCCGGGTTTTTTAGAACACTTTAGTTTTAATGTCTGTGATTCGTGGCTATTAATTTCAGTTGTGCTGCTGAAGGCTTATCGTTATGGCAAGCGCCACGAAACTATGCCAATTCAATTTCTCGTGTTTTCATTGTGTGGTTTCTCATTAAGGGCACTTCTACAGTCACATACCTTGAGTCGCTAGTGAAGAAGGTAACTCGGTATTCGTATGGCACTAATGTGGTGCTTGCATGGTCGACTGTTGCGATATACAGTTCGGCTGTGCTCATTTTTCCAATCTCAATTGGGCGTCCCTTGTTGCTTGCCATCACCCAGCTGCCAGTAGCAAGTGGATTTGAATCCAATGGTAATGATTATTCATACTAGATGGTTGCTGAACTTCCTTCGTAAGCAAAGCGAATATATTTTTATCAAGTTTTGGCTTAATTACTTGTCGATattccctcctagatctgcttgctTTGGTTTTTGGGATTGGCATCATATTAACCATTATTGCTGCCACTAGAGATTCAATTGCCTGCATGACTTGTGGGAGACCATGCCATCTAGCTTTGAAGTACTCAACGATTGTGTTCTTATGGGTGAGCTACTTAACTTGCGGtggttttctttctattttctctatTCTGTGCTGAAGTTAAATAACATAAAAGCTGTTTTCTCTCAGTCTATCGCCATTCCCTTCCTGAATGGCTTGCTGGTTGATTTATTTCTAATATCACCTATCGTTGGGCCTGCTGACGACGTTTCATTATCCTACATTTGGGCCCTTGGGTTTCTATTTATGAGAATCTGGCTAAAGCTGGTGAGTGGCAACTTCTCTTATTGCTTTCTGTTCTCTTAAATTGTACTCCCTccaccctccatcccataatataagacgtttttgcaagctaacattaacttgcaaaaacatcttatattatgggacagagggtgtATGTTGCTCATTTATGTACCAAATTTAACATATCTAAATCGGGAATGATTTGCTACATGGCACTCAAAGTCGTGTCTCATTTCGTATTTTAGGTTAGTCAGGTCTCACTGACAAAGTTCAGTTTCCTTCTTTATTCCCATTATTAATAACTCATATAATCCGTCTATTTCCTTGTCTCCTATGGGACGCCAAGCATTTCCATAATTATCACTGTTTCTGTTTGCCACAGTTTTTGGGTAGCATGCAGCCAATTCCCAAACTATTCTCATTAGCTTATACTTAGGTCAACAATAGCAAACATATTTGACTCACCGGATTTTTGTCTTGAAGGTTCAGCAGATAAGGGCCAGACCTGTCCTTGCCTATAGCATTGATGAAAGGTGGGTTCCGATGATTGTTCGGTGGAAGGCCGATTGTCTTTCTTGGGAGATATCAATGTGCTGGTTCTTGCAAGAAATCTTCATGCCTATTGCCACGAGGCTACTCGCTGCTCTAGGCGTTCCTTATGTGCTCGCCAAGGTTGTCTTCCCAAGATTTGGCTACTCCGCTGCTGTGAACTCAGCAGTATATCGCTTCGCATGGCTGGGCAGCCTCGGCTCCTGTGAGCTCTGCTATCTCTTCAAGGTGTTGTGTGTCAAACTCCATGATTCGATCAGGGATGAGCGCTACGTCATCGGGAAGAGGTTGGAAGATGTCCCCGATGATAGGTGAAGGCCGGACTCTTCCCGGAGAATTCTATTTCCAATAGTTTTGTACGGACATGGATATGGTGATATTAATAATTAATTTAGACATAATAAATGAAATAATGAATTTACTAATTAGAGGTGCATTTGGCTTGGACGGATGATAATGAATTTGCACCATGTCTGTCCGAATGTCTCCATACAAACTGCACCATAGGGAAGCATCTATCTATTCATATTATTTTTAGAAAGTGCAGCTATCATTATAGAAAAAGCGGGGAAGGTTTTCCTAACAAAACATTAACTAGCAAATGATTTGGTTGAATTTTTGGTTGCATGAGTTGTCCAACATTAGCAAAGAAAACAAACTAGAGTTGACAAAAGAGTTACATGACAAAATGTTGTCaattatcgaacaaataccaagttTTCGGTTATTGCCAAAAATCATGTAAGGTACACTTTGGTCACAGTCCAAACATACCAGAGTGacgacaaaacacacacacacacacacaaaagaaatTTCCTTGCTAGAATTTGTGAATCTTGGCACAAAAGTTTTGCCCTGGAATGGGCAAACTCGATGCCTTGCTCCAAGATAAACTTGCCTAAACTCAGAGAAATTCTAGGCTGATTGGCTGAAGCACTAGGCCAGTCTGCCGAAACAaacatgcatgtatgtatgtatgtatgtatgtatgtatgtatgtatgtatgtatcactagtgcagaaccgggcaatagcaccggctcgtaaggccctttagtgccggttcggtaaccggcactaaattgtaggcactaaagcccccccctttagtatcggttcagcacgaaccgatgctaaagggcaaccacgtggcacgagctagctccgtgggcgcgtaggacattagtaccggttggtaacaccaaccggtactaaatgtttgggtgtgttttggttttattttttatttttactttaattttgtgtttttaatttaatttagtgattgttttacattataatgagttgttaaatcattaggtgattagtttgactggatgcgtggatcctagctaagtcatcaagtatatgtcatatccatattatatatacttgatcacctacttaagtgatcgaggtaatatgaatatggcatatacttgatcacttagttagaatccatccagttcaaactaatatgcaatttctttcataaatgatataataactcatcatcatcgtattaattaatataaaaactcttgcatcatatatatcaccaccaacggttttcatagcaaagatatcatcaagttcaacatggtaatgatattataagcgttcataacaccacaaaagcaaatcactctttgagattaagttcaggacgaagaacacggacatgagaggacaagtactaagagcatgaactagctaattaatcactcctgctgctctctctcaggtaaaatagcatagaacatgtatagccttactgattcatcatattggagcatgcagatgaacctgtctcctaattgtgggttgcgcttctggttgctgccccctagtacttctctatgaTCGTTcataattttgctccagtcttttactattaagcattcctcgctattagaaatcctgaatgcactaaagtgcattgtaggatatcttggccgtaagctaacaatattcatggtacatttagtctcgatccaatcaggcacaacattcatcgggagtccctgttaaagaacatcgtatagtaacatacttagcaatgaagtttagcttaaaaaaataatgtatgcaaaagatgcactgaggagaaatagtagaaatcttaccatgtttcctaaatatatgtgaccgtagttcagtacgaacactattggtcgcatgttttgagtagtaacatttctaagtgcaggaaagaaatttgtcttgacagcatcaagatcctcaagccatgaaacataatgacttgtctcctcgcagtttagttcagccccgggacagtggacggtcctgtctaccaagcgccggacatgtttgcttgattggaagtaagctgtcaatataaattgagatctattaattattcaactggttcaaataatctcatattgaagacataaatatggttgagaaacttgttggggaacgtagtaatttcaaaattttcctacgcacacgcaagatcatggtgatgcatagcaacgagaggggagagtatgatctatgtatccttgtagatcgcaacggaagcattgacacaacgtagaggaagtagtcgtacgtcttcctcccgatccgaccgatccaagcaccgttactccggcacctccgagttcttagcacacgtacagctcgatgacgctccccgggctccgatccagtaaagcttcggtgatgagttccgtcagcacaacggcgtggtgacgatgatgatgttctaccgacgcagggcttcgcctaagcactacaacgatatgaccgaggtggaatatggtggcagggggcaccgcacacggctaaggaacgatcacgaggatcaacttgtgtgtcctagggtgccccttgcctcagtatataaaggagccagggagagggggcggccagccaaggtgggcgcgccaagggggagtcctactcccatcgggagtaggactcctagttggacaaggagagaggggaaagaggtggaagagaggaaggaaagggggggcgccgccccccttcccttgtcctattcggactaggaaggggaggggggcgcggccacctcttgcctccttctctcttctccctcaaggcccatgtaggcccaataaacccccggggggttccggtaaccccccggtactccggaaaaatgccgatttcacccggaacgattccgatgtccaaatataggcttcta
The sequence above is a segment of the Triticum dicoccoides isolate Atlit2015 ecotype Zavitan chromosome 1A, WEW_v2.0, whole genome shotgun sequence genome. Coding sequences within it:
- the LOC119349063 gene encoding probable E3 ubiquitin ligase SUD1, with protein sequence MVVADATGGEDGARISPKGGQGEEEAEEQLCRICRLPAEAERPLRSPCACRGSIRFVHDECQLRWIAARGKPLCEVCNRGITTRLLYAADAPARLPVSEFMVGASDKLTGLLLLLVFAVCVVPEFSVHLAALWAWRLALARSFAQACCLLSLRLSTASALALFALCIAFACRFAPFAVAPFAQWVARLETRRQGFRGFDGLQVLALLAVEAFLMVVIFDMALACILIFIPFSLGRIIHWCISCSSFSSVGEVNSYTSTGSALLIGYGLIISVGVTFPGLNTLWQYFRGERLMIAIFIRRLHARFLRETAGFTTLASILLSAFIMYPLFFGWLLDIFTSKMFGATMSQRLELLFAPSFASASHHCFIGHIFLNLRLWLSVTLHKILRLGVACPCCHIHRNHIQEPFHKFYFKRALLYDVIFMAVVIFAPVQIAGQLAPELFPLDITCAAEGLSLWQAPRNYANSISRVFIVWFLIKGTSTVTYLESLVKKSIAIPFLNGLLVDLFLISPIVGPADDVSLSYIWALGFLFMRIWLKLVQQIRARPVLAYSIDERWVPMIVRWKADCLSWEISMCWFLQEIFMPIATRLLAALGVPYVLAKVVFPRFGYSAAVNSAVYRFAWLGSLGSCELCYLFKVLCVKLHDSIRDERYVIGKRLEDVPDDR